From Rickettsia endosymbiont of Ceutorhynchus obstrictus, a single genomic window includes:
- a CDS encoding exo-alpha-sialidase: MFILETKIEEFILNNSDLKDVHAATVFVFDDKKLITSFFGKTRSESGKSEENNSIWISLGFKSNNHYQWTTPERIVSPQYFRDHHIPLKQDNGIISCGNPVITFFNNQLLIFSKIGPYPRTWSGILSRSYDQGLTWQKPELLHGILGPARNKPLIYENNILSPCSRESCIDDFSYIEYSSDLHTWNLSNPILPSNPQIFQKGYRGFIQPTLVSSNLPNKIIMLVRPRKTDSLMSTYIHRSISINNGIYWSNLEPVNLLNPDSAIDAINLGDDTLLLTYNRVINNHKSRNILSVATSYDEGLNWHPITIRNSIYPEGDIEYNNILSEEYSYPAIIMSPDNNEIHVIYTFNRINLKHKVFQLLPK, from the coding sequence ATGTTTATTTTAGAAACAAAAATAGAAGAATTTATTTTAAATAATTCAGATCTAAAAGATGTTCATGCTGCGACCGTATTTGTTTTTGATGATAAAAAATTAATAACATCATTTTTTGGTAAAACACGATCTGAATCAGGTAAGTCAGAAGAAAATAATAGCATTTGGATCAGTTTAGGATTTAAAAGTAATAATCATTATCAATGGACTACTCCAGAAAGAATCGTTTCACCGCAATATTTCCGTGATCATCATATCCCTCTAAAGCAAGATAATGGGATAATCAGTTGTGGAAATCCAGTAATTACTTTCTTTAATAATCAGTTACTCATTTTTAGTAAAATTGGACCTTATCCAAGAACATGGAGTGGAATATTATCTCGTTCTTATGATCAGGGATTAACATGGCAAAAACCAGAACTATTACATGGTATCCTAGGACCAGCACGTAATAAGCCACTAATTTATGAAAATAATATTTTATCTCCGTGTTCTCGAGAAAGTTGTATTGATGATTTTTCATATATAGAATATTCATCAGATTTACATACATGGAATTTAAGTAATCCTATATTACCATCCAACCCTCAAATTTTTCAAAAAGGTTACAGAGGTTTTATACAGCCAACTTTAGTTAGTAGTAATTTACCAAATAAAATCATAATGTTAGTAAGACCTAGAAAAACTGATTCCTTAATGTCTACTTACATACACAGATCAATATCCATAAATAATGGAATATATTGGAGTAATTTAGAACCAGTAAACTTATTAAACCCTGATAGTGCCATTGATGCCATTAATTTAGGTGATGATACATTACTACTTACATATAATCGAGTAATCAATAATCATAAATCACGAAATATATTAAGTGTAGCTACATCCTATGATGAGGGGTTAAATTGGCACCCTATCACTATTAGAAATTCTATCTATCCTGAAGGGGATATAGAATATAATAACATCCTGTCTGAAGAATATTCATATCCTGCTATTATTATGAGTCCTGATAACAATGAAATTCATGTAATATATACATTTAATAGAATTAACCTAAAGCATAAAGTATTTCAATTACTACCAAAATAA
- a CDS encoding HD domain-containing protein: MKKIEGYQTNFEICIYAKKLLDKVIYLNSVVKVPPVGVLEVKKAIYYAKKYHGSQMRQSGEPFYSHPIEVAYMISDYLFRTDILVTSILHDTIEDTELTKEKILQEFGENIANQVMDLTRIKENGIKISSAEMVEMLYKEKKHDVLLIKLFDRLHNIQTIGAKSPEKAKKIINETLISFIVLMPYLGISSLEKHFYRLCFNITHKNRLVENTLLTSNLKYNFWSYFKHNTEAINII; this comes from the coding sequence ATGAAAAAGATAGAAGGTTATCAAACAAATTTTGAGATATGTATTTATGCTAAGAAGTTATTAGATAAAGTAATATATTTAAATAGTGTAGTAAAAGTACCACCAGTGGGTGTATTGGAGGTAAAGAAAGCTATATACTATGCTAAGAAATATCATGGTAGTCAGATGCGTCAATCAGGAGAACCATTTTATTCACATCCGATAGAAGTAGCATATATGATATCAGATTACTTATTTAGAACAGATATACTAGTAACTAGTATATTGCATGATACTATAGAGGATACAGAACTTACCAAGGAGAAAATATTACAAGAATTTGGAGAGAATATAGCCAATCAAGTAATGGATTTGACGAGGATTAAGGAGAATGGTATAAAGATTAGTTCTGCTGAAATGGTAGAGATGTTATACAAAGAGAAGAAACATGATGTACTTCTGATAAAGTTATTTGATAGACTGCATAATATACAGACAATAGGTGCTAAATCTCCTGAAAAAGCTAAAAAAATTATAAATGAAACTTTAATAAGTTTTATTGTTTTGATGCCTTACCTTGGAATTTCATCATTAGAAAAACACTTTTATCGTTTATGTTTTAATATTACACATAAAAATAGATTAGTGGAAAATACATTATTAACTAGTAATCTTAAGTATAACTTTTGGAGTTATTTTAAACACAACACTGAAGCTATAAATATAATTTAG
- a CDS encoding AAA family ATPase produces the protein MAIQFARIEIVSRSEGKNACLKAAYNARLIIKDERTNITYNFSKKGDNVYHAVLLPSHVDQKFKDSRILMNEVERTEKRKNSQLLKDIVIALPDDKELDLDDRIAITHEIIEEIGWVRNGLGVQVDIHQPQTYEKNWHAHVLVTTRRFTEDGKTLGAKAVDLNPKFAKVKGKAFIIPEDKIIHERAKEVINKYFAKLGLEIRVDPISFSPEQHVGPTRMRSIINEIAEQNNICRLAHLEIIKGADGVLDRMIRHQAIFTKLDIEKAVKEIKKEAEKQKLIREILNSDRLIKLYNEDGTDTKYYTTKGVRDEELRILRIADKVNSQIHFNNVIKLKSAIDNLASVNEAQRASLQHILINNQGIRVLQGRAGTGKSQVLAEAYKIATNHGQNIIGLAPTHKAASELKSKGYQKCHTVKGFLFKLYNGKANLPRNTTLVVDEAGMVGNSDYLELLKVARSNNCNLILAGDERQLTSVERGGMFAVLASKFGSYELSSIRRQNKVWAREMASCFAKSDIAGGLRLLAQHKCLKIDHTLEESMARLINDWSNSKFALNERLIITMRNVEVDSINQGIRELLKAKGLLTGKEYRHYLSSEKYEDYMAGDRILFKSTNKDLQIDNGEFATITSVSNDKFITKTDNGKEIEFNPQDVSFKHGYASTVYKAQGASIKDVYVLHNLAGNSRNSYVAMTRHIEEVKLYYNRKATRNMASLISQLSKIDNRLSSINFKTLEELVAIQDQKNKSPNIIDKVGNWFKGVVEDIKDRLHSNDNYYHLRVKLEPPAKVADILGSTSTNLATSHKAQEERKSSSYNLTNCNKQDTTISVKLQEDIMAKNKIDYNSINKQKAVELKQRLSFKAEEIGRNLLGSPNKHLSNSQVLRWEKDGKIVMRIGGSKAGRWYDFSKGEGGDLFTLVQREKNCDFVEAKKYLQDMVGISNNSKLLEDKIREQFDQKVKNQDQQAKYAEISKRLSVNKC, from the coding sequence ATGGCGATACAGTTTGCAAGAATAGAAATAGTAAGTAGGAGTGAAGGTAAAAATGCTTGTTTGAAAGCTGCTTATAATGCCAGGCTGATTATTAAAGATGAGAGAACTAACATCACTTATAATTTTAGCAAAAAAGGCGATAATGTTTACCATGCAGTATTATTACCTAGCCACGTAGATCAAAAATTCAAAGACTCAAGGATCTTGATGAATGAGGTAGAGCGTACAGAGAAAAGAAAAAACAGTCAATTATTAAAAGATATAGTTATAGCACTGCCTGATGATAAGGAATTGGATTTAGATGATAGAATAGCCATTACTCATGAAATCATCGAAGAGATTGGGTGGGTAAGAAATGGCCTAGGAGTTCAGGTTGATATTCATCAGCCACAGACGTACGAAAAGAATTGGCATGCCCATGTGCTTGTGACTACCAGAAGATTTACAGAAGATGGTAAAACATTAGGAGCTAAGGCAGTAGATTTAAATCCTAAATTTGCCAAAGTTAAGGGCAAAGCATTCATTATCCCTGAAGATAAAATTATTCATGAAAGAGCTAAAGAAGTAATCAATAAATATTTTGCCAAGTTAGGTTTAGAAATCCGAGTAGACCCAATAAGTTTTAGCCCTGAGCAGCATGTCGGCCCTACTAGAATGCGAAGTATTATCAATGAAATAGCAGAGCAAAATAACATATGCAGGCTTGCCCATCTTGAAATCATCAAAGGAGCAGATGGAGTGCTTGATCGCATGATTCGTCATCAAGCTATTTTTACTAAATTGGATATAGAAAAAGCAGTAAAAGAGATTAAAAAAGAAGCAGAAAAGCAAAAACTAATAAGGGAAATATTAAATTCAGATAGGCTGATAAAACTATATAATGAAGATGGCACGGATACTAAATACTATACTACTAAAGGCGTGCGGGATGAAGAATTAAGGATACTAAGAATAGCAGATAAGGTAAATAGCCAGATTCATTTTAATAACGTTATTAAGCTTAAAAGTGCTATCGATAATCTTGCAAGTGTTAATGAAGCACAAAGAGCAAGTCTACAGCATATTTTAATTAATAATCAAGGGATTAGGGTCTTGCAAGGTAGAGCCGGCACCGGTAAGTCGCAAGTACTTGCTGAAGCTTATAAAATTGCCACCAATCATGGGCAAAATATTATAGGACTCGCTCCTACTCATAAAGCAGCATCAGAGCTTAAAAGTAAAGGCTACCAGAAGTGTCATACAGTCAAAGGGTTTTTATTTAAATTGTATAATGGTAAAGCTAATCTACCAAGAAATACTACGCTAGTAGTAGATGAAGCAGGAATGGTAGGTAATAGTGATTATTTAGAATTACTAAAAGTAGCAAGGAGTAACAATTGTAATCTGATACTGGCTGGAGATGAGAGACAACTCACTTCCGTTGAGCGAGGAGGAATGTTTGCAGTATTGGCTAGTAAATTTGGCTCATATGAGTTAAGTAGCATTAGAAGACAAAATAAAGTATGGGCAAGAGAAATGGCTTCATGCTTTGCAAAATCAGATATTGCCGGTGGTCTGCGTTTACTTGCACAGCATAAATGTTTAAAGATTGATCATACGCTAGAAGAATCAATGGCAAGACTAATTAATGATTGGAGTAACAGCAAATTTGCTCTAAATGAGCGTTTAATAATTACCATGCGTAATGTTGAAGTAGATAGTATTAATCAAGGGATCAGGGAGTTATTAAAAGCTAAAGGCTTGCTTACCGGTAAAGAATATAGACACTATCTATCATCTGAAAAGTACGAAGATTATATGGCAGGAGATCGTATTTTGTTTAAAAGTACTAATAAAGATTTACAAATAGATAATGGTGAATTTGCTACAATTACTTCAGTAAGTAACGATAAATTTATCACTAAAACAGATAATGGCAAAGAAATAGAATTTAATCCTCAAGATGTAAGCTTTAAACATGGCTATGCATCTACAGTATATAAGGCTCAAGGAGCCTCAATTAAAGATGTCTATGTATTACATAATCTAGCAGGAAATAGCAGAAATTCTTATGTAGCCATGACAAGGCACATAGAAGAGGTAAAACTTTACTATAATAGGAAGGCTACCAGGAATATGGCCAGTTTAATATCGCAACTTAGCAAAATAGATAATAGGCTATCTAGCATTAATTTTAAAACTTTAGAAGAATTAGTAGCGATTCAAGATCAAAAAAATAAGAGTCCTAATATTATAGATAAAGTAGGTAATTGGTTTAAAGGGGTAGTAGAAGATATTAAGGATAGATTACACAGTAATGATAACTATTATCACTTAAGAGTGAAGTTAGAGCCACCTGCTAAAGTAGCAGATATCCTAGGAAGTACTAGCACAAATCTTGCCACAAGCCATAAAGCCCAAGAAGAGCGAAAAAGCTCTTCTTATAACCTTACGAATTGTAATAAACAAGATACAACAATCAGTGTTAAGTTACAAGAGGATATTATGGCCAAGAATAAAATAGATTATAATTCTATTAATAAACAAAAAGCAGTAGAATTAAAGCAACGATTATCATTTAAAGCGGAAGAAATAGGTAGAAATTTGCTAGGCAGTCCAAACAAGCATTTATCAAATAGTCAAGTGTTACGCTGGGAGAAAGATGGCAAAATAGTGATGAGGATAGGTGGCAGTAAAGCTGGCAGATGGTATGATTTTAGTAAAGGAGAGGGAGGAGATTTATTTACCTTAGTACAAAGAGAAAAAAATTGTGATTTTGTAGAAGCTAAGAAATATTTACAAGATATGGTTGGTATATCAAACAATAGCAAGTTATTAGAAGATAAGATAAGAGAGCAATTTGACCAAAAAGTTAAGAATCAAGATCAACAAGCGAAATATGCTGAAATATCTAAGAGGCTATCAGTAAATAAGTGTTAA
- a CDS encoding DNA-processing protein DprA, protein MLKELFFGEKSQTPYSFETINILRLIRSENVGSRTFFSLIKLFGDASTAIENIKDFSVRGGRSKPIKVFSQSDAEKELELLEKNNAKIITYKSPEYSKLLLEIYDPPPILSYKGNIELLGYKKCVSIVGARNASVNA, encoded by the coding sequence ATGCTTAAAGAGTTATTTTTTGGAGAAAAATCCCAAACACCTTACAGTTTTGAGACAATTAATATTTTACGGCTAATTAGAAGTGAAAATGTCGGTTCTAGAACTTTTTTCAGTTTGATAAAATTATTCGGTGATGCGAGTACTGCAATAGAAAATATTAAAGATTTTTCGGTTCGCGGCGGACGCTCAAAACCGATTAAAGTTTTTTCTCAAAGTGATGCAGAAAAAGAATTAGAACTTTTAGAGAAGAATAACGCGAAAATTATTACTTATAAATCTCCTGAATATTCAAAATTGTTACTTGAAATTTATGACCCCCCGCCGATACTAAGCTATAAAGGTAATATTGAATTACTTGGATATAAAAAATGTGTCTCTATTGTCGGAGCGCGTAACGCCTCCGTTAATGCTTAA
- a CDS encoding transposase yields the protein MTMVSLNQLVNANHQYRKFKELFDFKVAAKELKTIESRANYKGYGILRLFKCLLLQFMEDLSDRELERYLNDSNAAKWFCDFELTETTPDYSVFSKVRTKIGTNMLSKIFRLFREQLRSKGYMSEVFTFVDASHLISKASLWEERDEARRQKYEKLNNESLPKIAYDKQARIGCKGGNKFWYGYKKHVSVDIQSGLINKVAVTPANVTDAKGLAHVLPTSGAVYADKGYCVATAKVVAAGRGIHLCAIKKNNMKEKNFDLDRYYTFIRYPFERVFSQENKRLRYVGVLQKINLLNL from the coding sequence ATGACAATGGTAAGTCTAAATCAGTTAGTTAATGCAAATCATCAATATCGTAAATTTAAAGAATTATTTGATTTTAAAGTAGCAGCTAAAGAATTAAAAACTATTGAATCCAGAGCTAATTATAAAGGTTATGGAATTTTGCGTCTTTTTAAATGCTTACTGTTACAATTTATGGAAGACTTATCAGATCGTGAACTAGAAAGATATTTAAACGATAGCAATGCAGCTAAGTGGTTCTGTGATTTTGAGCTTACTGAAACTACACCTGACTATAGTGTTTTTAGTAAAGTTCGAACCAAGATAGGTACAAATATGTTATCTAAGATTTTTAGATTATTCAGAGAACAACTACGTTCAAAAGGTTATATGAGTGAAGTATTTACTTTTGTTGACGCAAGCCATTTAATTTCTAAAGCTAGCTTGTGGGAAGAGCGAGATGAAGCTAGAAGGCAAAAATATGAGAAATTGAACAATGAATCTCTGCCGAAAATTGCATATGATAAACAAGCTAGGATTGGCTGCAAAGGTGGCAATAAGTTTTGGTATGGTTACAAGAAACATGTGAGTGTAGATATTCAATCTGGATTGATTAATAAAGTTGCTGTAACTCCTGCTAACGTTACAGATGCAAAAGGTTTAGCCCATGTTTTACCAACTAGCGGAGCGGTATATGCTGATAAAGGTTATTGTGTTGCAACAGCAAAGGTCGTTGCTGCTGGTAGGGGAATTCATCTATGTGCCATCAAGAAAAATAATATGAAAGAGAAGAATTTTGATCTTGACCGATATTATACTTTTATTAGATATCCGTTTGAGAGGGTGTTTTCACAAGAAAATAAGCGACTGCGATATGTAGGTGTATTGCAAAAAATCAATTTACTGAATTTATGA
- a CDS encoding MFS transporter, whose amino-acid sequence MIEYIKHNEGTFTSLTTEQKKAVGLLSIGTFLEYFDLMLYVHMTVLLNELFFPKEDPHTQAIYFAFAFCSTYVMRPVGAIIFGLVGDIIGRKATVIITTFLMSSSCLAMALVPTYAEKGLIATVIVITCRIIQGLSSMGEIVGAQLYLLEITKPPIQYPIVLMTSVFANLGGMIALAVASLVTSFGFNWRIAFWLGTIIAIVGAVARTALRETPEFADAKRRVKKNITLIQKTTDNPLKDNLIYNERVNLKTVSFLLLISCGWPICFYFTYIYCGEILKNSFNFTAEAVIHHNFIVAIVNFCAYLILTYLSYIIYPLRILKIKLVIFFIFALICPYLLNNITTSVHLFLIQSFVMLFFLSANPAMPIFLKHFPVFKRFRTASIIFALSTVSMNIIISFGLVYLTKYFGHWGIQMILFPIIIGFTLGLNYFNNLEKNKTSCLF is encoded by the coding sequence ATGATAGAATATATTAAACATAATGAAGGAACATTTACTTCATTAACAACAGAACAAAAAAAAGCTGTAGGATTATTATCAATTGGAACATTTTTAGAATATTTTGATCTGATGCTATATGTTCATATGACAGTTTTATTGAATGAATTATTTTTTCCTAAGGAAGACCCTCATACTCAAGCTATTTACTTTGCTTTTGCATTTTGTTCCACTTATGTGATGAGACCTGTTGGAGCCATAATTTTTGGCTTAGTTGGTGACATAATTGGTCGTAAAGCAACTGTAATTATTACTACATTCTTAATGTCGTCTTCATGTCTTGCAATGGCCCTTGTCCCAACTTATGCTGAAAAAGGACTCATTGCTACTGTGATAGTTATAACATGTCGTATTATTCAAGGTCTATCTTCTATGGGTGAAATAGTTGGAGCACAACTATACTTACTAGAAATAACAAAACCTCCTATACAATATCCTATTGTTTTAATGACATCAGTATTTGCTAATTTAGGGGGAATGATAGCCTTAGCTGTTGCATCTTTAGTCACCTCATTTGGATTTAATTGGCGTATAGCGTTTTGGCTTGGAACTATAATAGCAATTGTTGGAGCAGTTGCCAGAACTGCTTTACGGGAAACTCCTGAATTTGCTGATGCAAAACGTCGTGTTAAGAAAAATATTACTTTAATACAAAAAACTACAGATAATCCATTAAAAGATAATCTTATTTACAATGAAAGGGTCAATCTAAAAACAGTCTCCTTTTTATTATTAATATCATGTGGTTGGCCAATATGTTTTTATTTTACTTATATTTATTGTGGTGAAATTTTAAAAAATTCTTTTAATTTTACAGCAGAAGCAGTTATTCATCACAATTTTATTGTAGCAATAGTAAATTTTTGTGCTTATTTAATATTAACTTATTTAAGTTATATTATATACCCATTAAGAATTCTTAAGATTAAATTAGTAATATTTTTTATTTTTGCTCTCATTTGTCCTTATTTACTAAATAATATTACTACTTCTGTTCATTTGTTCTTAATTCAATCATTTGTAATGTTATTTTTTCTTAGTGCCAATCCAGCTATGCCAATTTTTCTAAAACATTTTCCAGTTTTTAAACGCTTTAGAACAGCAAGTATAATTTTTGCTTTATCGACTGTTTCCATGAATATTATTATATCTTTTGGTCTTGTATATTTAACAAAATATTTTGGCCATTGGGGAATACAAATGATACTATTTCCAATAATAATAGGATTTACACTTGGATTAAATTATTTCAATAATTTAGAAAAAAATAAAACATCATGTTTATTTTAG
- a CDS encoding conjugal transfer protein TraD has product MDNVIKRRLKLEQKKAQIITEEARLKIQERKARTRRLIEIGSLVVKAKLDDLPTNSLLGAFISLKEKLIQHPSIQDHWTKIGKNIFDNHELR; this is encoded by the coding sequence ATGGATAATGTCATAAAACGTAGATTAAAATTAGAACAAAAAAAAGCTCAAATTATTACTGAAGAAGCAAGACTTAAAATTCAAGAAAGAAAAGCTCGTACCCGTCGTTTAATTGAAATCGGTAGCTTAGTTGTTAAAGCTAAACTTGATGATTTACCCACTAACAGTTTACTAGGTGCTTTTATTTCTTTAAAAGAAAAATTAATACAACATCCGAGTATCCAAGATCACTGGACTAAAATCGGCAAAAATATTTTTGATAATCACGAATTAAGATAA
- a CDS encoding ankyrin repeat domain-containing protein, whose protein sequence is MDKNAEKSFSENAEKIHSETRKRKRTSSDHEETSRILKNIDDGLLSDSTKEDNIESNTNNDTQIEHGYIEEDEKQSDSEQKSDQDESTSSEEEYTKDNAEDWEKNKKALSQRTLKLFIEPEKYIPDFDSIKHTVNNLSDNKAVKFYRIPGKEIGLKFDPNSFKFHSNSDSTASSPSIEGTDQSDSNSSDKKYKLLYDATKAGNTFVINTLLTNGVNINAKTTRGYTILHYAAAMGNVDVVKFLLNKGADVNAKTNSGETILCSAVDYGSPDLVYLLIAYGTDVNAKTDNGLTALHYAVESGNLDLVSLLIHNGANVNNAKTILHFAAKSGNLNLVNWLIKNKADIHAKTNSGETILHFAAESGNLNLVNWLIKNKADIHAKTNSGETILHFAAKSGNLNLVNWLIKNKADIHAKTNSGETILHFAAESGNLNLVNWLIKNKADIHAKTNSGETILHFAAESGNLNLVNWLIKNKADIHAKTNSGETILHFAAESGNLNLVSLLIHNGTDINTKTDDGLTALHYAVESGNLNLVSLLIHNGTDVNAKTNSGETILHFAVGLGSLDLVSLLMVRGADVNAKTDDGLTALHYAVESGNLALVSLLMVYGADVNAKNNSGETPLHYAVIFDSLDLVSLLIHNGADVNTKNNSGETVLNSIMEFNNCNILKSFILGGADINLETMLPDDQTDSIINLCGDLRIS, encoded by the coding sequence ATGGATAAAAATGCTGAAAAAAGTTTTTCGGAAAACGCAGAAAAAATTCACAGTGAAACTCGGAAAAGGAAAAGAACTTCTAGTGATCATGAAGAAACATCTAGAATACTAAAGAATATAGATGATGGGTTATTAAGTGACTCAACTAAAGAAGATAATATCGAGTCAAATACCAATAATGATACACAAATTGAGCATGGCTATATAGAGGAGGATGAAAAACAAAGTGATTCAGAACAAAAAAGTGATCAAGATGAGAGTACTAGTTCTGAAGAAGAATACACTAAAGATAATGCTGAAGATTGGGAAAAAAATAAAAAAGCACTATCACAAAGAACTCTTAAATTATTTATTGAGCCTGAAAAATATATACCAGACTTCGATTCAATAAAACATACAGTAAATAATTTGAGTGATAATAAGGCGGTCAAGTTTTATCGTATTCCAGGAAAAGAAATCGGATTAAAATTTGATCCTAATTCTTTTAAGTTTCATTCTAATAGTGATAGTACTGCATCTAGCCCCAGTATTGAGGGTACTGATCAATCAGATAGCAATAGTAGTGATAAAAAATATAAATTATTATATGATGCAACAAAGGCAGGTAATACATTTGTTATTAATACTTTACTAACTAATGGTGTTAATATTAATGCTAAAACAACAAGAGGTTATACAATATTACATTATGCAGCAGCAATGGGAAATGTAGATGTTGTAAAATTTTTATTAAATAAAGGTGCTGATGTTAATGCTAAAACTAATAGTGGTGAAACAATATTATGTTCTGCAGTTGATTATGGTAGCCCAGATTTAGTATACTTACTAATTGCCTATGGTACTGATGTTAATGCTAAAACCGATAATGGTCTAACAGCATTACACTATGCTGTTGAGTCTGGTAACTTAGATTTAGTATCTTTGCTAATTCACAATGGTGCTAATGTCAATAATGCTAAAACAATATTACACTTTGCTGCTAAGTCTGGTAACTTAAATTTAGTAAATTGGTTGATTAAAAATAAAGCTGATATTCATGCTAAAACTAATAGTGGCGAAACAATATTACACTTTGCTGCTGAGTCTGGTAACTTAAATTTAGTAAATTGGTTGATTAAAAATAAAGCTGATATTCATGCTAAAACTAATAGTGGCGAAACAATATTACACTTTGCTGCTAAGTCTGGTAACTTAAATTTAGTAAATTGGTTGATTAAAAATAAAGCTGATATTCATGCTAAAACTAATAGTGGCGAAACAATATTACACTTTGCTGCTGAGTCTGGTAACTTAAATTTAGTAAATTGGTTGATTAAAAATAAAGCTGATATTCATGCTAAAACTAATAGTGGCGAAACAATATTACACTTTGCTGCTGAGTCTGGTAACTTAAATTTAGTAAATTGGTTGATTAAAAATAAAGCTGATATTCATGCTAAAACTAATAGTGGCGAAACAATATTACACTTTGCTGCTGAGTCTGGTAACTTAAATTTAGTATCTTTGCTAATTCACAATGGTACTGATATCAATACTAAAACTGATGATGGTCTAACAGCATTACACTATGCTGTTGAATCTGGTAACTTAAATTTAGTATCTTTGCTAATTCACAATGGTACTGATGTTAATGCTAAAACTAATAGTGGTGAAACAATATTACACTTTGCTGTTGGCTTGGGTAGCTTAGATTTAGTATCTTTGCTAATGGTTCGTGGTGCTGATGTCAATGCTAAAACTGATGATGGTCTAACAGCATTACACTATGCTGTTGAGTCTGGTAACTTAGCGTTAGTATCATTGCTAATGGTCTATGGTGCTGATGTCAATGCTAAAAATAATAGTGGTGAAACACCATTACACTATGCTGTTATATTTGATAGCTTAGATTTAGTATCATTGCTAATTCACAATGGTGCTGATGTCAATACTAAAAATAATAGTGGTGAAACAGTATTAAACAGTATTATGGAGTTTAACAATTGTAATATTTTAAAATCTTTCATATTAGGTGGTGCAGACATTAATTTAGAAACAATGTTACCAGATGATCAGACAGACAGTATAATCAATTTGTGCGGTGATTTACGTATCAGTTAA
- a CDS encoding peroxiredoxin yields MQVFIGKTAPDFTAKAIMPDNNIENEFTLSHYAKGHKLVIFFYPLDFTFVCPSEIIAFHNRLGDFTERHTRIVAVSVDSHFAHLAWKNTPHNKGGVGQIQIPMVSDLKKNISSLYNVLNEDGISLRGTFLIDEDFIVRHMLVNDLPLGRDVDEVLRVIDALTHFQQHGEVCPAGWRKGGEAITPSHQGIAHYLGSHAEKL; encoded by the coding sequence ATGCAAGTATTTATTGGTAAAACTGCTCCGGATTTTACGGCAAAAGCTATTATGCCGGATAATAATATAGAAAATGAATTTACCCTTAGCCATTATGCAAAAGGTCATAAATTAGTAATATTTTTTTATCCGCTTGATTTTACTTTTGTTTGTCCGTCGGAAATTATCGCATTCCACAATAGACTCGGTGATTTTACAGAACGACATACTAGAATAGTAGCGGTAAGCGTTGATTCCCATTTTGCTCATTTAGCTTGGAAAAACACCCCTCATAATAAAGGCGGAGTCGGACAGATTCAAATCCCTATGGTTTCCGATCTTAAGAAAAATATTTCTTCACTATATAATGTTTTGAATGAAGACGGTATTTCGCTGCGCGGAACTTTTTTAATTGACGAAGATTTTATAGTGCGTCATATGCTAGTTAACGACTTACCTCTCGGTCGTGATGTTGATGAAGTACTAAGAGTTATTGACGCTTTAACTCACTTCCAGCAACACGGTGAAGTTTGTCCTGCCGGATGGCGTAAAGGAGGGGAAGCAATTACTCCGTCACATCAAGGAATTGCGCATTATTTAGGTTCTCATGCGGAGAAGTTGTAA